A part of Aegilops tauschii subsp. strangulata cultivar AL8/78 chromosome 2, Aet v6.0, whole genome shotgun sequence genomic DNA contains:
- the LOC109753607 gene encoding uncharacterized protein, giving the protein MLNLSDHDEVQPDDVQEEIDLDDYDEMLKFLGPKRLEMLMTCQVMALKSMKMYYVVDDKLKDWVMGSAVMYRMAIQAFGSGQVHDESRNATTSKLRFPYRVDGALEDLQSAEELGDLEDLQASEDLVDL; this is encoded by the exons ATGCTCAATCTTAGTGACCATGATGAGGTTCAACCTGATGATGTTCAAGAGGAGATCGACCTAGATGATTACGATGAGATGCTCAAGTTCTTAGGTCCCAAACGACTAGAGATGTTGATGACATGCCAAGTGATGGCATTGAAGAGCATGAAG ATGTACTATGTTGTGGATGACAAACTGAAGGATTGGGTAATGGGAAGCGCTGTGATGTATCGCATGGCCATACAGGCAT TTGGAAGTGGACAAGTCCATGACGAAAGCAGGAATGCGACCACAAGCAAGCTGAG ATTTCCCTACAGAGTTGATGGAGCTTTGGAAGATCTTCAATCTGCTGAAGAGTTGGGAGATTTGGAAGATCTTCAAGCTAGTGAAGATTTGGTAGACCTATAA